In Phragmites australis chromosome 17, lpPhrAust1.1, whole genome shotgun sequence, the following are encoded in one genomic region:
- the LOC133897686 gene encoding O-fucosyltransferase 31-like isoform X1 yields the protein MRRPSPSPPPARGPAAAAAAVVVILPAIFPGLFSPLGHAFPSLFSEWNAPKPMHPSLLNEALRWAMPDEQKRELWSPLPYQGWKPCLKSSISHALPLEPSGYIQVFLDGGLNQQRMGICDAVAVAKILNATLVLPHLEVNPVWKDSSSFEEIFDVDHFINTLKDEISVVKVLPKEFSWSTREYYGTGIRATRIKTAPVHASANWYLENVSPILQSYGIAAIAPFSHRLAFDDLSVDIQRLRCKVNFQALIFLSHIISLGEALVKRLRSPVQGHSNELIQQVVEEKNSNQAGKYAVLHLRFDKDMAAHSACDFGGGRAEKLALAKYRQVIWQGRVLNSQLSGEELRNTGRCPLTPEEIGLLLVALGFDSRTRLYLASHKVYGGEARISSLRKLFPLMEDKRSLASEEELANVEGKASILAALDYYISMHSDIFISASPGNMHNALSAHRTYENLKTIRPNMALLGRIFVNKSVEWSEFQQAVQAGHKGRYGQIRLRKPKQSIYTYPAPDCMCQG from the exons ATGCGGAGGCCGTCGCCTTCGCCGCCTCCGGCGAGGGgtccggcggccgcggccgcggccgtcgTGGTGATCCTGCCAGCCATATTCCCCGGATTGTTCTCCCCGCTCGGCCACGCCTTCCCCTCCCTCTTCTCG GAGTGGAATGCCCCTAAGCCAATGCATCCTTCTCTTTTAAATGAGGCTTTGCGATGGGCAATG CCAGATGAACAGAAGAGAGAGCTCTGGTCACCTTTGCCATATCAGGGATGGAAACCATGCTTAAAGTCATCAATTTCTCATG CTTTACCTCTGGAGCCAAGTGGATACATCCAGGTTTTTCTTGATGGTGGACTGAACCAGCAAAGAATGGGG ATATGTGATGCGGTTGCTGTTGCAAAGATTCTTAATGCTACTCTTGTGCTCCCACATCTTGAAGTAAATCCTGTTTGGAAAGACTCAAG CTCATTTGAAGAAATTTTTGACGTGGATCACTTTATCAACACTCTAAAAGATGAAATTTCTGTCGTCAAGGTGCTTCCAAAAGAATTTTCATGGAGCACAAGAGAGTACTATGGCACAGGCATCCGTGCTACAAGAATAAAAACTGCACCTGTTCATGCCTCTGCAAACTGGTATCTGGAAAATGTCAGCCCTATCCTGCAAAG CTATGGCATTGCTGCCATCGCCCCATTTTCTCACCGCCTTGCATTTGATGATTTGTCTGTGGATATTCAACGTTTGCGTTGTAAAGTTAACTTCCAAGCTCTGATTTTTCTGTCTCACATTATCTCACTGGGGGAAGCTCTTGTGAAACGTTTGAGGTCTCCAGTCCAGGGGCATTCCAATGAACTTATCCAACAAGTTGTAGAAGAAAAAAACAGTAATCAAGCTGGGAAATATGCGGTTTTGCATCTTCGTTTTGATAAG GATATGGCTGCACATTCTGCCTGTGACTTTGGAGGTGGCAGAGCTGAAAAATTAGCTCTAGCTAAATACAGGCAAGTTATCTGGCAAGGGAGGGTATTAAATTCACAGCTAAGTGGTGAGGAGCTTCGGAACACAGGACGCTGCCCATTGACTCCGGAAGAGATTGGGCTGTTACTGGTAGCTCTTGGCTTTGACAGCAGAACTCGACTCTATCTTGCTTCTCACAAG GTATATGGTGGGGAAGCCAGGATCTCTAGCTTGCGCAAACTTTTCCCACTGATGGAGGACAAGAGGAGCCTTGCATCTGAAGAGGAACTTGCTAATGTTGAAGGGAAGGCTTCTATACTAGCAGCTCTTGACTATTACATCAGCATGCATAGCGATATTTTCATCTCCGCGTCACCTGGAAACATGCACAATGCATTG TCGGCTCACCGGACCTATGAGAACTTGAAGACCATAAGGCCAAACATGGCATTGCTTGGCCGCATCTTTGTGAACAAGAGCGTGGAGTGGTCGGAGTTTCAGCAGGCTGTGCAGGCAGGGCACAAAGGCAGATACGGGCAAATCCGGCTGAGGAAACCAAAGCAATCTATTTATACTTATCCTGCCCCAGATTGTATGTGCCAAGGGTAG
- the LOC133897686 gene encoding O-fucosyltransferase 39-like isoform X2: MGNDEQKRELWSPLPYQGWKPCLKSSISHALPLEPSGYIQVFLDGGLNQQRMGICDAVAVAKILNATLVLPHLEVNPVWKDSSSFEEIFDVDHFINTLKDEISVVKVLPKEFSWSTREYYGTGIRATRIKTAPVHASANWYLENVSPILQSYGIAAIAPFSHRLAFDDLSVDIQRLRCKVNFQALIFLSHIISLGEALVKRLRSPVQGHSNELIQQVVEEKNSNQAGKYAVLHLRFDKDMAAHSACDFGGGRAEKLALAKYRQVIWQGRVLNSQLSGEELRNTGRCPLTPEEIGLLLVALGFDSRTRLYLASHKVYGGEARISSLRKLFPLMEDKRSLASEEELANVEGKASILAALDYYISMHSDIFISASPGNMHNALSAHRTYENLKTIRPNMALLGRIFVNKSVEWSEFQQAVQAGHKGRYGQIRLRKPKQSIYTYPAPDCMCQG; this comes from the exons ATGGGCAATG ATGAACAGAAGAGAGAGCTCTGGTCACCTTTGCCATATCAGGGATGGAAACCATGCTTAAAGTCATCAATTTCTCATG CTTTACCTCTGGAGCCAAGTGGATACATCCAGGTTTTTCTTGATGGTGGACTGAACCAGCAAAGAATGGGG ATATGTGATGCGGTTGCTGTTGCAAAGATTCTTAATGCTACTCTTGTGCTCCCACATCTTGAAGTAAATCCTGTTTGGAAAGACTCAAG CTCATTTGAAGAAATTTTTGACGTGGATCACTTTATCAACACTCTAAAAGATGAAATTTCTGTCGTCAAGGTGCTTCCAAAAGAATTTTCATGGAGCACAAGAGAGTACTATGGCACAGGCATCCGTGCTACAAGAATAAAAACTGCACCTGTTCATGCCTCTGCAAACTGGTATCTGGAAAATGTCAGCCCTATCCTGCAAAG CTATGGCATTGCTGCCATCGCCCCATTTTCTCACCGCCTTGCATTTGATGATTTGTCTGTGGATATTCAACGTTTGCGTTGTAAAGTTAACTTCCAAGCTCTGATTTTTCTGTCTCACATTATCTCACTGGGGGAAGCTCTTGTGAAACGTTTGAGGTCTCCAGTCCAGGGGCATTCCAATGAACTTATCCAACAAGTTGTAGAAGAAAAAAACAGTAATCAAGCTGGGAAATATGCGGTTTTGCATCTTCGTTTTGATAAG GATATGGCTGCACATTCTGCCTGTGACTTTGGAGGTGGCAGAGCTGAAAAATTAGCTCTAGCTAAATACAGGCAAGTTATCTGGCAAGGGAGGGTATTAAATTCACAGCTAAGTGGTGAGGAGCTTCGGAACACAGGACGCTGCCCATTGACTCCGGAAGAGATTGGGCTGTTACTGGTAGCTCTTGGCTTTGACAGCAGAACTCGACTCTATCTTGCTTCTCACAAG GTATATGGTGGGGAAGCCAGGATCTCTAGCTTGCGCAAACTTTTCCCACTGATGGAGGACAAGAGGAGCCTTGCATCTGAAGAGGAACTTGCTAATGTTGAAGGGAAGGCTTCTATACTAGCAGCTCTTGACTATTACATCAGCATGCATAGCGATATTTTCATCTCCGCGTCACCTGGAAACATGCACAATGCATTG TCGGCTCACCGGACCTATGAGAACTTGAAGACCATAAGGCCAAACATGGCATTGCTTGGCCGCATCTTTGTGAACAAGAGCGTGGAGTGGTCGGAGTTTCAGCAGGCTGTGCAGGCAGGGCACAAAGGCAGATACGGGCAAATCCGGCTGAGGAAACCAAAGCAATCTATTTATACTTATCCTGCCCCAGATTGTATGTGCCAAGGGTAG